In Citrus sinensis cultivar Valencia sweet orange chromosome 3, DVS_A1.0, whole genome shotgun sequence, the sequence TCAAGCAAATATTATCAAACTTACTAAGCAATGCAGTTAAGTTTACTTCTGAGGGTCACATCTCAGTTCGAGCTTGTGTTAAGAAGCCTAGTGCAATAGGAAATCCGTCGCTGTCTTCTAGCCGCCACGGTTTCTTACAATCAATATCCTGCTTGTTTTACAAGAACAAGAAAGCACGCGGTGATTTGGAAGCAGTGAATGCAGCTCAGAGAGATGAAAATGCTATGGAATTTACTTTCGAGGTGGATGATACAGGTAAAGGGATTcccaaagaaaagagaaagacgGTGTTTGAGAATTATGTTCAGGTCAAAGAAGGAGAAGGAGGCACCGGCTTAGGACTTGGCATCGTTCAGTCTCTGGTacgtaaataaaaattgatatacATGTGTATGAATACATTACTATCTCCTCATCAATTATATATACTTGTGGGATTTATTTTAGCTCAGTGAAAGAACATCTCATCTGTATTCTGAAACTGCAGGTTCGTCTCATGGGCGGAGACATAGAGATTGTGGATAAAGAGAACGGCGAGAGAGGAACTTGCTTTAGGTTCAATGTTTTCCTTGCAATACGTGAGGCTTCCgctaatgataataatacaCAAGGAGAGAAAGAGTTGGCTGGTGGTGATTCCGCAGCCGGTGACACTCAATTACAGCACATGAATTTGACCGTTAAAGCTCCTAGTCCTAGCCTGAGCATTCGCACTAACAGCCCCAGGCTAAATATTCTGAGCCCTGGTTCCAGGCATGAGGGATCCCATGTTGTGCTCTTGATTGCCAACGAAGAGCGGCGAAGAATTGCACAAAAGTTCATGGAGAATCTTGGGATTAATGTATCGGCTGTAAGTCGGTGGGAGCGCCTTCATTCTACTCTCAAGAGGTTGAAATCCAAGTTCGGCAGCATCCATTCCCCTCACAGTTCTTTGGGAAAGTCAGATCTAAGTTCAAGGAGTGACAGTGAAAGTGCAAGTTTTAAAGAGGTGCCGTTAAGTGCCATGGAAGGAACCGAGCATAAACTGCAGGGATACAAACGGAGAGGCGCACCGAGCTTCATACTTCTTGTTATTGATGCTACCGCCGGACCGTTTTTGGAGCTTTTCAATATTGTGGCTGAATTTAGAAGAGACCTTCAATGCAACTGCAAGGTTGTTTGGTTAGATAAGCCGACTTCACGCAGCATTAATTTTGATGGCCTTGAAGACGAGACGATGGATCCAAATGATGATGTTCTGCTGAAACCTTTTCATGGATCCCGTCTGTATAAAGTCATAAAACTTTTGCCAGAATTTGGAGGCGTTCAATCGAAACGTCATGGGAAAGCTTCTAGAGACGCCGGTTCCTCGTCATATTCAAAGCATCCTTACAGAACGGGAAAATCAAGAAGCAAAGCGGGTCGTCATGAGATACAAGAGGAGGGTAGCTCGAGCAGTGAACATTCGAGGAGGGATATTATGCCAAATGCTTCTGTTCTGCTCAAAACGGGAAATTCTTCGGGTGAAGGACCGAGGAGGGATATTATGCCAAATGCTTCTGTTCTGCTCAAAACGGGAAATTCTTCGGGTGAGGGTAGCTCGAGGTATAAGCAAACCGAAATAGAGGAAGAGGACGGTGAAAGAAGTCAAGCTCAAAAACCCTTGAGAGGGAAGAAAATCTTGGTAGCCGACGACAGTATGATGCTTAGAAGAGTGGCCGAGATTAATCTTAGGCATCTTGGTGCTACCGTTGAGGCTTGCGAAAATGGAGAAGCAGCTTTGCAACTAGTTCGCAGTGGCCTAAACGATCAAAGAGATCTTGGTGCTCCTCACATTCTGCCTTATGACTACATATTAATGGACTGCGAGGTAGTGACACTGCTTCTATCAATGTTAGATTTACAGAGCATCTGTTTTACAGTCTGGTActgaatatgttaatttacatTGCATTAAACTAATTGTGATTCTAACTAAAATTATCTATAACCTCACTTGCTTGTTTGCTAGATGCCGATAATGAACGGGTATGAAGCAACGAGAAAAATTCGAGAGGAGGAGAAACGCAACCAAGTTCATATCCCAATCATTGCATTGACTGCCCATATCTCTGGTGAAGAAGCTGATAAAACCATTGAAGCTGGAATGGACGTCCATTTAGGCAAGCCTCTGAACAGAGATCATCTGATGGAAGCCATCAAATACTTGCACCGTAAACTACCTTGTTCATCATAGTGTATTTGTCCCGTGCAAATCACACAAATATGCTAACTCAGTAGTCATGACCTTTTTGCTGTTGGCTCTGTGAAAACGACCTTCTCGCTGCTGGTTTTGTTTTCGTTAAACAAATATGATAGCGTCTAGTGTTAAtgcatatatgtatatacaaCTCTGTGTTAAATGGTAATGACCATTTCGTTGCTAGTTTTGATAAACAATAAGACATGGATGCATGAAACTTTTAGGTAACTAGCAATTCTTCAAACCTATTTTGAGTTGGGTAGAAGCAGTAATCGCTGCAAGGACAATGAGCTAAGTCATTGACGTTGATTCAAATGGAACCAAAAGGATGTAGTTTCATCAGTTAGCATCACCTAGGTGAGTTTGAAATATTGCTGGAGAGAGCGATGCAGCTGAGATTTAATTTGGTCCTGCTATGACAGAGAAGATTGATGAGTAGCTGAATTGCAATGTACAGTATTGGAAATGCAGGACTTAACAAAATCTTAATTCAGTAAACAAAGCATCTACAGaaagtgaaaatgaaaattagtcAAAGAGTAATTTAGCATAAAATCTCTAGGCATCAAATAGGAAGAATATTATGGTTCTTGATCTTGCACGCGCTACAGCTAAGACGGTATTACAGATATCAGAAAAGAATTCCCATACAAATTTTGGGTTTGCACCGAGAAGTAGAGTTAGTTctaagttatttttgttttctttgacTTCACATGAGGCTTCTCAGGGACATCCGTATCTTCTTCAGAAGCGCTTTCAACTAAATCATCAGGAACATCATTTGGAACATTGTGCTTGGTAATGAAGTCTTTCAATACGCTCATGCTTTGCTCTTTCATGGAAACCAACTGCTCTGAAATACTATCCTTGTTTATTGCATTGATAGAATGTACCTCTGACCCAAGGCGAAGTGTACATACAACACGAGACTTAGGAGGAATCACATCGCCACATTGAACCTCCATTCACTGCAAATGTCACCGTAATCAGTTCACTGAAAGATGTAACcttttcacttttaattttatgaatcataaattattttgaaaggaTTGATAAAAAAGAGATGACAGCAAAGCTTAGTTTCACAAACAGATATTAAAAAACATGCAACCTTCAAATTAGAGTGCTTTAGTTGACGCAATTGGAACATGATGCGTCTAAGCTGACACAAGCTCATAATGCACAAAAGTTGCTCCATCTACTTACTACCCATAAACAGCTccgaaagaaaagaaaaattaatatgaaaaatacaacTGGCAAACAATTTTAAGCGAGAGCATATTACTCGTATAAAAGAtagatttcaattaaaataagaaagaaatctCAAAAGCCTCTCATATGTCAACCTAATTCAATTTTCAGTCGGCAGAAACTAGatataaagaaaacaatatgTCTGAAACAGACCCAGTAAGGCGCTAATCATAGTTTCACAATTTAATTTCGAGCTACTGTCTCATTTCTCCCTCAGCTAAgcaattttactaaaaaagaatatgcaaaatcaatatttcaaTTACACAAATTTATGGTCAGtataagaatattaaaaaaaaaaaagcaaaaatgaaaaaaaccaGTGAAAGAACAACTGACCTATTAACGGCGTTGAGTCCTATATATGTGGGAACTAGGATACCGGGAAGTAGCAAGTCGGCGGACTAGAACCAGAGGTTTTTAAGTTTTGAGCAAGAATTATTCTGAAGCGTTCCCGTAGTCCCAACAGGTTTTAAAGCTTAACATTTACCTCCCCTAAAGTTTTCTAAATTGCATCTATCGCCCATATCTctttactttttcattttccgtACTTTTTGTGAATGGGGTATTGAGGTGCGTGAGCCGAGCCGGCAACAGACGATccaattctctctctcttttttttcttttttttttttaaagtattcCATCTAAAATAGACTGAGACTATTTGATGGCCATAGGGCATAGGCTCAGCAATTTCTTTTCACACCAGGACTAATACGAGCTTCCCAATTATCTCCCAAAGTAACATACAagtattttctttctattttaatcCTTTTAAGTGAAGACATAACTCCGTTTTTGGAGATGGCTTTTGCTTAACAATGCTCCCACGGTCGGTTGATCATTGATGATAGAAGAGTAAActtctttctcattttatgCTTTCTTAAATTCCCAAGATGAATGAAATCATTGCCACAATGATTAATATTAACATTCATCCATGCTAGAATCAATCTCACAGACGCATTATtagattgattttattattaaattaggaTCATAATACCACTTTAATGAAATGACAAtcttttaaatcttttaaattattataaattttaacttattctcatttttattaagaagataaaaaaaaaattcatgctcttatttttcctttatcttttaaataaaaataaaataaaatatgcaataatttaaataatattttgaaggattttctgaattttgaagattttcattctacaaaaagattttactccttattattttcattttaagaagAAACCTTATGTAGTTACGTTTGATACCGGATGTCTTTTGAAAGAAAGTTGTCATGTATCTGGAACTCTGGAAGGGTGTCGGTGAAATTGTCTTCATCCATAGATGCCGTTAAATCTTATGAACATCCTGGAAGACTTTCCCAGATCAAGACTTCAAGAGAAGATATGGAAGTGTTGCTACACAGAAAATCAGCTTTCTAGCACAAAATGTCAAGAAATGCCTTAGGGAAAAAGACTGGATACAtcctataaaaaattaaaaaaaaaaaaaacacaaaacaaagatgaaattgaaaacAGGATACCATGGTTGAAAAATATTAGGACGAGAgcatgaaaacaaaattgggtgtacttcataaatatttaatactcAACTCTGAAATTAAGAAAAGTGAATGCCAGCCTTGTTAAACAAAGAGAGAAGATATAAGAACTCTTGTTGTGTTAGCTTAGAAGCCCTCTTCTCTTCGAACTGTCCCTCTCTCAACACAGCCAAAACTTTGTCCTTGAACTCGGACACCTCACCTTCAACATCACTATCGCCATCATCATCTTCCACATCCATTTCGTCATCACTTCCATCATCCACCCCCATACTTTGATCCCCATTAGAATCCCCCAGACTTGGTGTATCCGTTCCGATTTCGGTATTTCCCAAGGAACTATTCTGTGAGGATTGTAATGCCTGTAGGGTCCGGTAGTTCTTTTCAAGCATCGATAGGACATTTTTCAGCCTGAAAATTGAGCTAAGGGTTTTGTTCTTTCTTATGAAACAAATCCGTAAAAATCCATCCCACTCTACAGGATTCACTTGAGGACGCGGTTTCCTAGGCTCAATTCGAACAACTGAGGAATCAACCTTAGGTGGAGGACGGAAATTGTTCTTCCCAACTTTAAGGAGGTGGGAGACCCGAGCATGAAGTTGTGTATTCACAGAAAGACGACAGTAGAGCTTGTCACCGGGTTGAGCAACAAGTCTCATAGCAAATTCTTTCTGGAACATAATAATCGCGCATCTGAAGGCAGGTTGGTGAAACAACAACTTGAATGTGAGTGGGGAGGAGATTTGGTACGGGATGTTTGCCACACATATATCAAAATAGGGAAGATCAGTCTTGAGGACATCACCCTGAATGACCTGTACAGCAAAGAAATCagtttctattaattttacaaacGTACAACATTCCGATCATCTTCTtccttcaaataaattaagaatgtCAGCATATGCACAGTCAGAAAAGGAAACCTACATTGTTTCTGCTTCTGCCTTAAAGCAGACCAAATTTGGGAATGTGATTGATTAGTTAAAGCATACTAATGTTAATtaacacacacatacacactcTCTCTGAAGTAGAAGAACAGTGCTTAATGCAAAACAAATGTTATTAGCTAgaatcatagtaatttgtCTGAAAGGATTTTAAACCTTGAGAAAGAGATTAGTCTGATAATATTGTTCTGAggcaataaatatataaggcAGGAACTGTAATGGTAATATGAAAccattaaagattaaaaagaaaagaaggggTACCTTTAAACGGTTGGAGTAAG encodes:
- the LOC107174348 gene encoding histidine kinase CKI1, encoding MTLSSLIAARPVLFFIILALSVLLLPASLIPYWYKMTKHIEEDVALSSNQLHSAMQSQIESIATLLHPISSSATNLARVISSSLNNGTELSFSEIETKVAPSLFQAFLTTPHASQISYIGLDGLFISYYVDGNQTLALYSNSSFSPNPNGFPIAKGKYTWYKQPVDRDTGKLYGEAIVTKPSSVSTSTWFLKALNSTDGLGSLGTGWSKARDALFLNTAGINGTRGAVSLGFPVKPITNLFAGINLYGGRLSIATNDGKVLVQGIPNTRMTIVNDSISFQLITNTKTRAQQMNPVKNVSCTSGNGTLSIGKIHYKAYCSQFEVAGVKSVYALAMPRKGLVSLVHRTSKRALILLIVMTVGVLISMLTFVFKSARAARKEMHLCASLIKQMEATQQAERKSMNKSLAFANASHDIRAALAGITGLIELCYVEAGPGSELETNLRQMNVCANDLLGLLNSILDTSKVEAGKMQLIEEDFDVGELLEDVVDLFHPVAMRKGVEVVLDPSDGSVLKFSKVKGDRVKLKQILSNLLSNAVKFTSEGHISVRACVKKPSAIGNPSLSSSRHGFLQSISCLFYKNKKARGDLEAVNAAQRDENAMEFTFEVDDTGKGIPKEKRKTVFENYVQVKEGEGGTGLGLGIVQSLVRLMGGDIEIVDKENGERGTCFRFNVFLAIREASANDNNTQGEKELAGGDSAAGDTQLQHMNLTVKAPSPSLSIRTNSPRLNILSPGSRHEGSHVVLLIANEERRRIAQKFMENLGINVSAVSRWERLHSTLKRLKSKFGSIHSPHSSLGKSDLSSRSDSESASFKEVPLSAMEGTEHKLQGYKRRGAPSFILLVIDATAGPFLELFNIVAEFRRDLQCNCKVVWLDKPTSRSINFDGLEDETMDPNDDVLLKPFHGSRLYKVIKLLPEFGGVQSKRHGKASRDAGSSSYSKHPYRTGKSRSKAGRHEIQEEGSSSSEHSRRDIMPNASVLLKTGNSSGEGPRRDIMPNASVLLKTGNSSGEGSSRYKQTEIEEEDGERSQAQKPLRGKKILVADDSMMLRRVAEINLRHLGATVEACENGEAALQLVRSGLNDQRDLGAPHILPYDYILMDCEMPIMNGYEATRKIREEEKRNQVHIPIIALTAHISGEEADKTIEAGMDVHLGKPLNRDHLMEAIKYLHRKLPCSS
- the LOC102628306 gene encoding ribosomal RNA small subunit methyltransferase, with protein sequence MAGGKIRKEKGKQKSGPYQGQGLGAGGISFHKSKGQHILKNPLLVESIVQKAGIKSTDVILEIGPGTGNLTKKLLEVGKMVIAVELDSRMVLELQRRFQSTPYSNRLKVIQGDVLKTDLPYFDICVANIPYQISSPLTFKLLFHQPAFRCAIIMFQKEFAMRLVAQPGDKLYCRLSVNTQLHARVSHLLKVGKNNFRPPPKVDSSVVRIEPRKPRPQVNPVEWDGFLRICFIRKNKTLSSIFRLKNVLSMLEKNYRTLQALQSSQNSSLGNTEIGTDTPSLGDSNGDQSMGVDDGSDDEMDVEDDDGDSDVEGEVSEFKDKVLAVLREGQFEEKRASKLTQQEFLYLLSLFNKAGIHFS